A portion of the Halogeometricum sp. S1BR25-6 genome contains these proteins:
- a CDS encoding DUF7116 family protein codes for MPPVSMPPSEEARSIFSRLGYTVSGDGPEFVAERKWRTVQVTVLDADSNVRGRRAVADGGETRGHPLRCFVTWKEAAGDLRGQLSEADPAYEWAVIGVDGGDSEEYDVVHPEAR; via the coding sequence ATGCCCCCTGTCAGCATGCCTCCGTCGGAGGAAGCTCGGTCGATATTCAGTCGACTCGGATACACCGTCTCGGGCGACGGGCCGGAGTTCGTCGCAGAGCGCAAGTGGCGGACCGTGCAGGTAACCGTCCTCGACGCCGACTCGAACGTGCGGGGACGACGCGCCGTCGCCGACGGCGGCGAGACACGGGGGCATCCGCTCCGGTGTTTCGTCACCTGGAAGGAGGCCGCAGGGGACTTACGAGGGCAGTTGAGCGAGGCCGACCCGGCCTACGAGTGGGCGGTCATCGGCGTCGACGGCGGAGACTCCGAGGAGTACGACGTGGTGCACCCGGAGGCGCGCTGA
- a CDS encoding DUF5816 domain-containing protein, which translates to MAAELEDRETEDGRTVYVDREEAERGAQGPFFAVFVTEDRETRWGYFCGNCDTLDTAMDTMGRIQCNVCGNIRKPDEWDAAHE; encoded by the coding sequence ATGGCTGCCGAACTCGAAGACCGGGAAACCGAGGACGGACGGACCGTGTACGTCGACCGCGAGGAGGCCGAGCGCGGCGCGCAGGGTCCGTTCTTCGCCGTCTTCGTCACCGAGGACCGCGAGACGCGGTGGGGCTACTTCTGCGGCAACTGCGACACCCTCGACACCGCGATGGACACGATGGGCCGCATCCAGTGCAACGTCTGCGGCAACATCCGCAAACCCGACGAGTGGGACGCCGCCCACGAGTAA
- a CDS encoding HesB/IscA family protein — protein MSTETVDGGTDAAVTVTESAASEALQLMESEGMDTDVSGLRLFVQQGGCAGLSYGMRFDHEPEEDDAIIEQNGLRVFVDPASQNYIGGSTLQFEGGLQGAGFHVENPNVVSECGCGESFRT, from the coding sequence ATGAGTACCGAGACGGTCGACGGCGGGACCGACGCGGCCGTGACGGTGACGGAATCGGCGGCCTCGGAGGCCCTCCAACTGATGGAGTCCGAAGGGATGGACACCGACGTGTCAGGACTTCGCCTGTTCGTCCAGCAGGGCGGCTGTGCGGGTCTCTCCTACGGGATGCGCTTCGACCACGAACCCGAAGAGGACGACGCCATCATCGAACAGAACGGCCTCCGGGTGTTTGTCGACCCGGCGAGTCAGAACTACATCGGCGGGTCGACCCTCCAGTTCGAGGGCGGCCTGCAGGGCGCGGGCTTCCACGTCGAGAACCCCAACGTCGTCAGCGAGTGCGGGTGCGGCGAGTCGTTCCGGACGTAG
- a CDS encoding class I SAM-dependent DNA methyltransferase → MPSRPRPPSFADACARVVEAPDADHSLTTTLAPVRARMDVSEAASARTDVRRELLAARLPADVDRVAELGCGTGTLLDRLCEDYDAVGVDRSPELLAFAAARGAPVVRGDPANPPLRAAFDAVCAFDATGVSPPAPLSALFAGAYATLRPGGILVAGAFSDARAVAESGVETYRGARYVLERAVDVALGESAIRADYRVTDRRTGAVGVASERTPFRVVDASEVRAALDDAGFADASVTADVGVEGELVATAVRPVETEG, encoded by the coding sequence ATGCCGTCGCGCCCGCGCCCCCCGTCGTTCGCGGACGCCTGCGCCCGCGTGGTTGAGGCCCCCGACGCCGACCACTCGCTGACGACGACGCTCGCGCCCGTCCGCGCGCGAATGGACGTCTCCGAGGCGGCGTCCGCCCGAACGGACGTCCGTCGAGAACTCCTCGCGGCGCGCCTCCCCGCCGACGTCGACCGGGTTGCCGAACTCGGATGCGGCACGGGAACGCTGTTGGACCGCCTGTGCGAGGACTACGACGCCGTCGGCGTCGACCGTTCCCCGGAACTGCTCGCGTTCGCCGCCGCGCGCGGCGCGCCCGTCGTCCGCGGCGACCCGGCGAACCCGCCCCTGCGCGCCGCGTTCGACGCCGTCTGCGCCTTCGACGCGACCGGCGTGTCCCCACCGGCCCCGCTCTCGGCGCTCTTCGCGGGCGCGTACGCGACCCTCAGACCGGGCGGTATCCTCGTCGCCGGCGCGTTCTCCGACGCGCGGGCGGTCGCCGAGTCGGGCGTGGAGACGTACCGCGGCGCGCGCTACGTGCTCGAACGCGCCGTCGACGTCGCACTCGGGGAATCGGCGATTCGCGCGGACTATCGGGTCACCGACCGCCGGACGGGCGCGGTGGGCGTCGCGTCCGAGCGAACGCCGTTCCGCGTCGTCGACGCGAGCGAGGTTCGCGCGGCCCTCGATGACGCCGGGTTCGCGGACGCGAGCGTCACGGCGGACGTCGGCGTCGAAGGCGAACTCGTCGCCACGGCGGTGCGGCCCGTCGAGACGGAGGGGTGA
- the hisD gene encoding histidinol dehydrogenase yields the protein MQLDVREVAELAPAERAAFFERDAGVAEARSDARDIVSRVREEGDVAVRNFCREFDGVEVGNLDVTDDAERAFEEIDDDVREAIEAAAENIREFHERQMPEDWRESFGEGRVSEANATSGERRSPGRRELGRRFRPLDRVGVYAPGGTAAYPSSVLMGVVPAKVAGVEHVAVATPPGDPVNPITLAAAHIAGADRIYSVGGAQGIAALAYGTETVKAVQKVVGPGNKWVTAAKAEVRGDVDIDFLAGPSEVLVLADDTCEPEYVAADVVAQAEHDENASVVAVTDDAETAEAIAEAVERRVDGRERAETIRGALENDASGVLLARSMSEAVLFAEEYAAEHLSIQADDDEALLDRISNAGSVFLGPHTPVAAGDYASGTNHVLPTSGGAKRYGGLSVETFLRSTTVQRLDEGALSDLSSTVETLAEAEGLEAHAESVRARFEGEDGDAGGK from the coding sequence ATGCAACTCGACGTTCGGGAGGTGGCCGAACTCGCGCCGGCCGAACGCGCCGCGTTCTTCGAACGGGACGCCGGCGTCGCGGAGGCACGGTCGGACGCGCGGGACATCGTCTCTCGCGTCCGCGAGGAGGGCGACGTGGCGGTGCGGAACTTCTGCCGCGAGTTCGACGGCGTCGAAGTGGGGAACCTGGACGTGACCGACGACGCCGAACGCGCCTTTGAGGAGATAGACGACGACGTGCGCGAGGCCATCGAGGCGGCCGCCGAGAACATCCGCGAGTTCCACGAGCGGCAGATGCCCGAGGATTGGCGCGAGTCGTTCGGGGAGGGTCGCGTGAGCGAGGCGAACGCGACGTCGGGGGAGCGACGCTCTCCCGGAAGGCGGGAACTCGGCCGCCGGTTCCGACCCCTCGACAGGGTGGGCGTCTACGCCCCCGGCGGGACGGCCGCCTACCCCTCCAGCGTCCTGATGGGCGTCGTCCCCGCGAAGGTGGCCGGTGTCGAACACGTCGCCGTCGCCACGCCGCCGGGCGACCCGGTGAACCCCATCACCCTCGCGGCGGCGCACATCGCGGGCGCCGACCGAATCTACAGCGTCGGCGGCGCGCAGGGCATCGCCGCCCTCGCCTACGGCACCGAGACGGTCAAAGCGGTGCAGAAGGTGGTCGGACCGGGTAATAAGTGGGTGACGGCGGCGAAGGCCGAGGTGCGCGGCGACGTCGACATCGACTTCCTCGCCGGGCCGTCGGAGGTGCTCGTGTTGGCCGACGACACCTGCGAACCGGAGTACGTCGCCGCCGACGTGGTGGCGCAGGCCGAACACGACGAGAACGCCTCCGTCGTCGCCGTCACCGACGACGCCGAGACGGCCGAGGCAATCGCTGAGGCCGTCGAACGGCGGGTCGACGGTCGGGAGCGAGCCGAGACGATTCGCGGCGCGCTGGAGAACGACGCTTCGGGCGTCCTCCTCGCGCGGTCAATGTCCGAGGCGGTGCTGTTCGCCGAGGAGTACGCCGCCGAGCACCTGTCGATTCAGGCGGACGACGACGAGGCGCTCCTGGATAGAATCTCGAACGCCGGGAGCGTCTTCCTCGGGCCGCACACGCCCGTGGCGGCCGGCGACTACGCCTCCGGGACGAACCACGTCCTCCCCACCTCCGGCGGCGCGAAGCGCTACGGCGGCCTCTCGGTGGAGACGTTCCTCCGGTCGACGACGGTCCAGCGACTCGACGAGGGGGCGCTGTCGGACCTCTCCTCGACCGTTGAGACACTGGCCGAGGCCGAGGGGTTGGAGGCGCACGCCGAGAGCGTTCGCGCGCGGTTCGAGGGCGAAGACGGAGACGCAGGCGGCAAGTGA
- a CDS encoding endonuclease/exonuclease/phosphatase family protein, producing the protein MTTDPVRVLSFNVRYDTDHDGPDAWPNRREDAIRLVRYHRPDVVCLQEPLEHQLDAFREGLEGYEWVDVPRTGEKDIDGVTDEHVPVGYDADRFSLVDDETFWLSETPEEVGSVGWDADLPRVLTRATLEDESGDRFHVASVHLDNKGPEARLEGAKLARDRLRELDAPVILAGDCNDTPDSDPIAAFTEYFDDAKEAAEHGHHGPDKTMHRFTGEPKERIDYVFVRDCDVKLSATLADRIDDDSYPSDHFPIAADVVPR; encoded by the coding sequence ATGACCACCGACCCGGTTCGCGTGCTCAGCTTCAACGTCCGGTACGACACCGACCACGACGGCCCCGACGCGTGGCCGAACCGCCGCGAGGACGCCATCCGCCTCGTGCGCTATCACCGTCCCGACGTGGTCTGTCTGCAGGAACCGCTCGAACACCAACTGGACGCCTTCCGCGAGGGACTTGAGGGGTACGAGTGGGTGGACGTCCCACGCACGGGCGAGAAGGACATCGACGGCGTGACGGACGAACACGTCCCCGTCGGCTACGACGCCGACCGGTTCTCCCTGGTCGACGACGAGACGTTCTGGCTGTCGGAGACGCCGGAGGAAGTCGGGAGCGTCGGTTGGGACGCCGACCTGCCGCGCGTGCTCACGCGCGCGACGCTCGAAGACGAGTCGGGCGACCGCTTCCACGTCGCCAGCGTCCACCTCGACAACAAGGGGCCGGAGGCGCGCCTCGAAGGCGCGAAACTCGCCCGCGACCGCCTGCGCGAACTCGACGCCCCCGTGATTCTGGCGGGCGACTGCAACGACACCCCGGACTCCGACCCCATCGCGGCGTTCACGGAGTACTTCGACGACGCGAAGGAGGCCGCCGAACACGGCCACCACGGCCCGGACAAGACGATGCACCGCTTCACCGGCGAACCGAAGGAGCGCATCGACTACGTGTTCGTCCGCGACTGCGACGTGAAACTGAGCGCGACGCTCGCCGACCGCATCGACGACGACTCCTACCCCTCGGATCACTTCCCCATCGCGGCGGACGTGGTGCCGCGGTAG
- a CDS encoding DUF6069 family protein: MQFTTSGAVAPTTAGDLARRTAFGVLTAVVLVFAARLAVELLGVDVGAGGAMDPFAAGPLLGSAVVAGVFAAVAYAALDRFTARPTRNFVALAAAVFAVMLVPVLTVAPSMGVTAAGQVVLAAFHILVAVPVVAFVVGTVRL; the protein is encoded by the coding sequence ATGCAATTCACAACGTCTGGAGCGGTTGCGCCGACGACCGCGGGTGACCTCGCCCGCCGAACCGCGTTCGGTGTCCTGACGGCCGTCGTCCTCGTGTTCGCCGCCCGACTCGCCGTCGAACTCCTCGGCGTGGACGTCGGCGCGGGGGGTGCGATGGACCCCTTCGCCGCCGGCCCGTTGCTCGGAAGCGCCGTCGTCGCCGGCGTGTTCGCCGCCGTCGCGTACGCGGCCCTCGACCGCTTCACCGCGCGTCCGACGCGAAACTTCGTCGCCCTCGCGGCCGCCGTCTTCGCGGTGATGCTCGTCCCGGTGCTGACCGTCGCCCCCTCGATGGGCGTCACCGCCGCCGGACAGGTCGTCCTCGCAGCCTTCCACATCCTCGTCGCCGTCCCGGTGGTGGCGTTCGTCGTCGGCACGGTCCGTCTCTGA
- a CDS encoding cold-shock protein produces the protein MAKGNVDFFNDTGGYGFISTDDADDDVFFHMEDIGGPDLEEGTDVEFTIEDAPKGPRAANLTRQ, from the coding sequence ATGGCGAAAGGAAACGTTGATTTCTTCAACGACACTGGCGGTTACGGTTTCATCTCGACGGACGACGCTGACGACGACGTGTTCTTCCACATGGAAGACATCGGCGGCCCGGACCTCGAAGAGGGAACAGACGTAGAGTTTACCATCGAAGACGCCCCCAAGGGTCCGCGCGCGGCGAACCTGACGCGGCAGTAA
- a CDS encoding ferredoxin--NADP reductase yields MTLTVTVADVHRMTPDVKQFRLVADEHTFEYDPGQHTMVHFESDGEEEARPYTAANLPGTNQLILAIKRYDDGTGSVFMHERTPGDEIEVEEVDGNLHVRDFDRDAVFLATGTGITPLYPMVKQYAREGEGDARLVFGERDQEHLIFRESLDQLRAEEATLDVDYVLSDAESEAWNGRTGHVQDHLPDALDGLDVEETDFYVCGVPEMVVETEDLLVEAGADEDRIFTEGWESDAAEE; encoded by the coding sequence ATGACGCTCACCGTCACCGTCGCGGACGTACACCGGATGACGCCGGACGTCAAGCAGTTCCGCCTCGTCGCCGACGAGCACACCTTCGAGTACGACCCGGGCCAGCACACGATGGTCCACTTCGAATCCGACGGCGAGGAGGAGGCGCGACCCTACACGGCGGCGAACCTGCCGGGGACGAATCAGCTGATTCTCGCCATCAAGCGCTACGACGACGGCACCGGTTCCGTCTTCATGCACGAACGGACGCCGGGCGACGAGATAGAGGTCGAGGAGGTCGACGGTAACCTCCACGTGCGCGACTTCGACCGCGACGCCGTCTTCCTCGCCACCGGGACGGGCATCACCCCCCTCTACCCGATGGTCAAACAGTACGCCCGCGAGGGCGAGGGCGACGCGCGCCTCGTGTTCGGCGAACGCGACCAGGAGCACCTCATCTTCCGCGAGAGCCTCGACCAACTCCGCGCCGAGGAGGCGACCCTCGACGTCGACTACGTCCTCTCGGACGCCGAGAGCGAGGCGTGGAACGGTCGGACGGGGCACGTGCAGGACCACCTCCCGGACGCGCTGGACGGTCTGGACGTCGAGGAGACGGACTTCTACGTCTGCGGCGTCCCCGAGATGGTCGTCGAGACGGAGGACCTGCTGGTCGAGGCGGGCGCCGACGAGGACCGCATCTTCACCGAGGGCTGGGAGTCCGACGCGGCCGAGGAGTAG
- a CDS encoding YqjF family protein — translation MSRHFLTARWRNLLNLTYAVPPETLEPHCPDGVELEVQDGESFVSLVGFDFEDTRVFGVPWPGYRDFPELNLRFYVRYEGERGVVFIGEYVPKRLVAWMARGIYNEPYTYAPMKRAERIGEGRRSYWLGVRRGGETHSFTVETTDASPSVPPEDTPAYFFKEHEWGFGEGHRGATKRYRVDHPQWAVYDPVDVSLDLDYGVLYGEKWSFLNDAEPRHTVFAEGSDVVVYPSEVL, via the coding sequence ATGTCGCGCCACTTCCTCACCGCCCGTTGGCGCAACCTCCTCAACCTCACCTACGCCGTCCCGCCGGAGACGTTGGAACCACACTGTCCGGACGGCGTCGAACTGGAGGTGCAGGACGGCGAGAGTTTCGTCAGCCTGGTCGGCTTCGACTTCGAGGACACCCGCGTCTTCGGCGTCCCGTGGCCCGGCTACCGCGACTTCCCCGAACTGAACCTCCGCTTCTACGTGCGCTACGAGGGCGAACGCGGCGTCGTCTTTATCGGGGAGTACGTCCCGAAGCGCCTCGTGGCGTGGATGGCCCGCGGCATCTACAACGAACCGTACACGTACGCGCCGATGAAACGCGCCGAACGGATCGGCGAGGGCCGCCGGTCGTACTGGCTCGGCGTCCGGCGCGGCGGCGAGACGCACTCGTTCACTGTCGAGACGACCGACGCCTCGCCGTCGGTCCCGCCTGAGGACACGCCCGCGTACTTCTTCAAAGAACACGAGTGGGGGTTCGGCGAGGGACACCGCGGAGCGACGAAACGCTACCGCGTCGACCACCCGCAGTGGGCGGTCTACGACCCGGTGGACGTCTCTTTGGACCTCGATTACGGCGTCCTGTACGGCGAGAAGTGGTCGTTCCTGAACGACGCGGAGCCGAGACACACCGTCTTCGCGGAGGGGTCCGACGTGGTCGTCTACCCGTCCGAGGTGCTCTGA
- a CDS encoding alpha/beta fold hydrolase, with protein sequence MNERCADSTDGGAASRTATGRAETNRLVADGAPAVDGSTLRSVRLPDGRRVAYAEYGNPEGVPVCFLHGTPGSRLLGGLFADRAFEAGVRVFAPDRPGYGRSDAEPVRTPADAGRVVAAVADEADASRVGLVGFSGGGPHALAAAATRGDRVRRVDVVAGAVPPSLRSSPPPTLRLLEILCERMPSLAARLVGAQARLARRAPPSLVTSQYTSVDGALPDGVADLVARDFAAAFARHRRGFVTETRLLAHPWEFSLEDVAAPVGLWHGDEDANVPVEGARRLAAWLPEADLTVLDGADHLRSLLRSRVPVLERHATDG encoded by the coding sequence ATGAACGAGAGATGCGCCGACTCGACGGACGGAGGAGCGGCGTCTCGGACGGCGACGGGGCGGGCGGAGACGAACCGTTTGGTCGCCGACGGAGCGCCGGCGGTCGACGGGTCGACCCTCCGGTCGGTCCGCCTGCCCGACGGTCGTCGGGTCGCGTACGCCGAGTACGGCAACCCCGAGGGCGTCCCGGTCTGTTTCCTCCACGGGACCCCCGGGTCGCGCCTCCTCGGCGGCCTGTTCGCGGACCGGGCGTTCGAGGCGGGCGTCCGCGTCTTCGCCCCCGACAGACCGGGGTACGGACGTTCGGACGCCGAACCGGTTCGGACGCCGGCGGACGCCGGACGGGTCGTCGCCGCGGTGGCGGACGAGGCGGACGCCTCGCGCGTCGGCCTCGTCGGCTTCTCCGGCGGCGGCCCGCACGCCCTCGCCGCGGCGGCGACGCGTGGCGACCGCGTCCGCCGCGTCGACGTCGTCGCCGGCGCCGTCCCCCCATCCCTCCGTTCGTCGCCCCCGCCGACGCTTCGCCTCCTCGAGATACTCTGCGAGCGGATGCCGTCGCTGGCGGCGCGACTGGTCGGCGCGCAGGCCCGACTCGCGCGGCGCGCCCCGCCGTCGCTCGTCACCTCTCAGTACACTTCCGTCGACGGGGCCCTCCCGGACGGCGTCGCCGACCTGGTCGCGCGCGACTTCGCGGCGGCGTTCGCCCGTCACCGGCGCGGGTTCGTCACGGAGACGCGTCTGCTCGCTCACCCGTGGGAGTTCTCGCTGGAAGACGTCGCCGCGCCGGTCGGTCTGTGGCACGGGGACGAGGACGCGAACGTTCCCGTCGAAGGCGCACGCCGCCTCGCGGCGTGGCTTCCGGAGGCGGACCTGACCGTCCTCGACGGCGCCGACCACCTGCGCTCGCTGCTCCGGAGTCGCGTTCCCGTTCTCGAACGGCACGCGACGGACGGATGA
- a CDS encoding helix-turn-helix domain-containing protein has product MNRVAFGVTYPPERIHPLHRRLTRTDGASRMELLAWGPTDEVTTLSWFDATPETARGLLAAVESTATTDLVAGDGGTYAFVRQTRFEFDDALLAAVAEARAAFLPPVTFREDGTATVEAVGERAALSEFYEALDELVDVRVERVRDFRRGGSPPTLTDRRREAVAAASAVGYYDVPRTGTVADVAAELDCAKSTAGELLRRAEAALVDEFTSRGSLGGDENGCVR; this is encoded by the coding sequence GTGAACCGAGTCGCGTTCGGCGTCACGTACCCGCCGGAACGGATTCACCCGCTCCACCGCCGACTGACGCGGACCGACGGCGCCTCGCGGATGGAACTGCTCGCGTGGGGGCCGACGGACGAGGTGACGACGCTGTCGTGGTTCGACGCGACGCCCGAGACGGCGCGCGGACTGCTCGCGGCGGTGGAGTCGACGGCGACGACCGACCTCGTCGCGGGCGACGGCGGCACCTACGCCTTCGTCCGCCAGACGCGCTTCGAGTTCGACGACGCCCTGCTGGCCGCCGTCGCGGAGGCCCGGGCGGCGTTCCTGCCGCCGGTGACGTTCCGCGAGGACGGGACGGCGACGGTCGAAGCGGTCGGCGAGCGCGCGGCACTGAGCGAGTTCTACGAGGCGCTCGACGAGTTGGTCGACGTGCGGGTCGAACGCGTCCGCGACTTCCGGCGGGGCGGGTCGCCGCCGACGCTCACCGACCGGCGGCGCGAGGCGGTGGCGGCGGCGTCGGCGGTCGGGTACTACGACGTTCCCCGGACGGGCACCGTCGCGGACGTCGCCGCCGAACTCGACTGCGCGAAGAGCACCGCGGGCGAACTGCTCCGCCGCGCGGAGGCGGCGCTGGTCGACGAGTTCACTTCGCGAGGGTCGCTCGGCGGGGACGAAAACGGGTGCGTTCGATAG
- a CDS encoding ferritin-like domain-containing protein has product MSVASMDELFEHELQDIYFAAHELTTAYERMAELSEDEEVEELFRSHLDETATHIDRLVEVFEESGEPPQTEECEGIEGLLTEWEEFLEEGESGPVLDYYNLVTATKTERYEQSAYESLVALARESGREDAAELLQQNLDEDEAALEELSEATSNYDYDSLS; this is encoded by the coding sequence ATGTCTGTCGCGAGTATGGACGAACTGTTCGAGCACGAACTGCAAGACATCTACTTCGCCGCCCACGAACTCACCACCGCGTACGAGCGGATGGCGGAGTTGAGCGAGGACGAGGAAGTCGAAGAACTGTTCCGCTCGCACCTCGACGAGACGGCGACGCACATCGACCGACTGGTCGAGGTGTTCGAGGAGTCCGGCGAACCGCCGCAGACCGAGGAGTGCGAGGGAATCGAGGGTCTCCTGACCGAGTGGGAGGAGTTCCTCGAGGAGGGCGAGTCCGGTCCCGTTCTGGACTACTACAACCTCGTCACCGCGACGAAGACCGAACGGTACGAGCAATCGGCCTACGAGAGCCTCGTCGCCCTCGCCCGCGAGAGTGGCCGCGAGGACGCGGCGGAACTGCTGCAGCAGAACCTCGACGAGGACGAGGCGGCGCTGGAGGAACTCTCCGAGGCGACGTCGAACTACGACTACGACTCGCTGTCCTAA
- the pdhA gene encoding pyruvate dehydrogenase (acetyl-transferring) E1 component subunit alpha, which yields MPRTTVAEFSVESLEILAPDGSVDEELEPSLSEETLFDIYRTMRRARRLDERAVALQRRGELGTYAPGTGQEAAQVASAAALAEDDWVVPAFREQAALLTRGASMENILAYAMGLEEGAESSAEDRALPPAIPVGSQALHAVGIGWAQAIRGDDTAAIAYFGDGATSTGDVYEALNSAGAYGAHTVFLCQNNQYAISTPRENQTRAETLAQKAVAAGIDGIQVDGNDALAVYEATRLALERAREGDPVLVEALTYRRSMHTTSDDPRKYREEEEEVDWDRKDPIARFEAYLRGRGILTDERVEELAAEIEAELEDAVAGARETAAEADPADMFEHAYAETPPWLERQAAAFEGGDADGE from the coding sequence ATGCCGCGCACCACCGTCGCCGAGTTCTCCGTGGAATCACTGGAAATCCTCGCCCCCGACGGGAGCGTCGACGAGGAGTTGGAACCGTCGCTCTCGGAGGAGACGCTGTTCGACATCTACCGGACGATGCGCCGCGCGCGCCGCCTCGACGAACGCGCCGTCGCCCTCCAGCGACGGGGGGAGTTGGGAACGTACGCGCCCGGAACCGGCCAGGAAGCGGCGCAGGTGGCGAGCGCCGCCGCCCTCGCCGAGGACGACTGGGTCGTCCCGGCGTTCAGAGAGCAGGCGGCCCTGCTGACGCGCGGGGCGTCGATGGAGAACATACTCGCCTACGCGATGGGACTCGAAGAGGGGGCCGAGAGTTCGGCCGAGGACCGGGCGCTGCCGCCGGCGATTCCCGTCGGGTCGCAGGCGCTCCACGCCGTCGGCATCGGGTGGGCGCAGGCGATACGCGGCGATGACACCGCCGCCATCGCGTACTTCGGCGACGGCGCCACGTCGACGGGCGACGTGTACGAGGCGCTGAACTCCGCCGGCGCCTACGGCGCGCACACCGTCTTCCTCTGTCAGAACAACCAGTACGCCATCTCGACGCCCCGCGAGAACCAGACGCGCGCGGAGACGCTGGCGCAGAAGGCCGTCGCCGCCGGTATCGACGGGATTCAGGTCGACGGCAACGACGCGCTGGCGGTGTACGAGGCGACGCGGTTGGCGCTCGAACGCGCGCGCGAGGGCGACCCCGTGCTGGTCGAGGCGCTGACGTACCGCCGGTCGATGCACACCACCTCCGACGACCCGCGAAAGTACCGCGAGGAGGAAGAGGAGGTCGACTGGGACCGCAAGGACCCCATCGCGCGGTTCGAGGCGTACCTCCGCGGACGCGGAATACTCACCGACGAGCGAGTCGAGGAACTCGCGGCGGAGATAGAGGCCGAACTCGAAGACGCCGTCGCGGGTGCGAGGGAGACGGCCGCCGAGGCCGACCCCGCCGACATGTTCGAGCACGCGTACGCGGAGACGCCGCCGTGGCTGGAACGTCAGGCGGCCGCGTTCGAGGGAGGTGACGCCGATGGCGAGTGA
- a CDS encoding alpha-ketoacid dehydrogenase subunit beta codes for MASDLRLVEAVKATLGEEMARDESVVLYGEDVGVAGGVFRATDGLLDEFPNRVYDSPLGESGIVGTGVGLAAAGMRPVAEIQFQSFLYQGFAQLQQHASRLRSRSRGGFSCPMTIRTPYGGGIHALEHHSESFEAGFAHVPGLKVVIPSSPADGKGLLAASIRDPDPVVFMEPTRLYRSLRESVPDDDHVVPLGEAAVAEEGADVTVVAWGSMLQRTLSAVDDVDADVEVVDPRTVYPLDTDTITESVKKTGRCVVVHEAPGTAGFGAEIVSRLTETAFYHLEAPPERVTGYDVPVPMFAREDAYLPDEERIAAGIRRAVEA; via the coding sequence ATGGCGAGTGACCTGCGACTGGTCGAGGCGGTGAAGGCGACGCTCGGCGAGGAGATGGCGCGCGACGAGTCGGTCGTCCTCTACGGCGAGGACGTCGGCGTCGCGGGCGGCGTGTTCCGCGCGACGGACGGCCTGCTGGACGAGTTCCCGAACCGCGTGTACGACTCCCCCCTCGGCGAGTCGGGCATCGTCGGCACCGGCGTCGGACTCGCCGCCGCCGGGATGCGGCCCGTCGCGGAGATACAGTTCCAGTCGTTCCTCTATCAAGGGTTCGCGCAACTGCAACAGCACGCCTCCCGCCTCCGGAGTCGGTCGCGCGGCGGGTTCTCCTGTCCGATGACGATTCGGACCCCGTACGGCGGCGGCATCCACGCGCTCGAACACCACTCCGAGAGCTTCGAGGCCGGATTCGCCCACGTGCCGGGGCTCAAGGTGGTGATTCCCTCCTCGCCCGCCGACGGCAAGGGGCTGCTCGCGGCATCGATTCGGGACCCCGACCCGGTCGTCTTCATGGAACCGACGCGGCTGTACCGCTCGCTCCGCGAGTCCGTCCCCGACGACGACCACGTGGTACCGCTGGGCGAGGCGGCGGTGGCCGAGGAGGGCGCGGACGTGACCGTCGTCGCGTGGGGGTCGATGCTCCAGCGGACGCTGAGCGCCGTCGACGACGTCGACGCGGACGTGGAAGTCGTCGACCCGCGGACCGTCTACCCCCTCGACACCGACACCATCACCGAGTCGGTGAAGAAGACGGGACGGTGCGTCGTGGTCCACGAGGCTCCCGGGACGGCCGGCTTCGGCGCCGAAATCGTCTCCCGACTCACCGAGACGGCGTTCTACCACCTCGAAGCGCCGCCCGAACGGGTCACGGGGTACGACGTGCCGGTACCGATGTTCGCCCGCGAGGACGCCTACCTCCCGGACGAGGAGCGCATCGCCGCCGGAATCCGCCGGGCCGTCGAGGCCTGA